Proteins found in one Magnolia sinica isolate HGM2019 chromosome 5, MsV1, whole genome shotgun sequence genomic segment:
- the LOC131247036 gene encoding uncharacterized protein LOC131247036 — MITYEPTKVVKGRVVVDFLAAHPVTDYKAIFDEFPDKQVMMTELPNVWQMFFDGAAPVTRAGVGVIFITPQGDLLPYSFTLGTVCTNNEAKYNALIIGMEITSELKIKALRIYGDSKLVINQLTIEFEIRKQELLPYCRRAQHILEQFLNVKIKHILRYENAKANALASLTITLSLSG, encoded by the coding sequence ATGATTACGTATGAACCGACGAAGGTAGTAAAAGGGCGGGTGGTGGTAGATTTTCTAGCAGCCCATCCTGTGACGGACTATAAAGCCATCTTCGATGAGTTTCCTGACAAACAAGTCATGATGACAGAATTGCCAAACGTGTGGCAGATGTTCTTTGATGGAGCAGCTCCGGTGACAAGAGCAGGTGTCGGAGTAATATTCATCACCCCCCAAGGCGATTTGTTGCCTTACTCTTTCACGTTGGGTACCGTATGTACAAATAATGAAGCCAAATATAATGCCCTTATCATTGGGATGGAAATAACCAGTGAACTGAAGATAAAAGCATTGCGAATTTATGGGGATTCTAAGCTGGTCATAAATCAATTGACAATTGAATTTGAAATAAGGAAACAAGAACTTCTGCCATATTGTCGAAGGGCACAACATATATTGGAACAATTTTTGAACGTTAAAATCAAGCATATATTGCGGTATGAGAATGCGAAGGCCAATGCTTTGGCCAGTTTAACAATAACATTATCTCTAAGTGGATAG